TCCGACCGCGGCCGCCCTCGGTCTCCACCGGAACACCGTCGCCAGTCGCATCCATCGCGCACAGGAGCTGCTCGGCGTGGACATGAGCGATCCCGAGGTGCGGTTGGCCCTGCACCTCGCGTGCCGCGCGGTGCGCTGACGGCTCGCACCCGACTCGCGGAAACCCGACGGAGGTGGCGACCTGCGTCTATGGAGCGCGTCTCGGCAGCGGGTCACACTGGGGGCGGCGAGCGCACGGGGCCTCGCCTGCGTGAGGAGACGACATGTCCGACGAGAAGAAGATCCCTGCCGACGCCGAAGCCAGCGCGACAGCGTCCGCCGAACTGACCGACGAGCAGCTCGCCGAGGTCGCCGGCGGCAACGGCCATCCGATTCCGGGGCGGCACATGGACAAAGCCGAGATCGAGAAGGCCCTCCGCGGCGGGAATTAGCGCGCCGACGCGGCAGAGGAGGCGACCTGCGTCTATGGAGGCGGCTTCGCCGGCGGAACACACTTGTTCTGCGAGTGCACAAGGCCTCGCCTGCGTGAGGAGACGACATGTCCGACGAGAAGAAGATCGCTGCGGAAGCCCCCGCCCCCGAAGAGACGGCACCGCCAGAGCTGACCGAAGAGCAGCTCGAGCAGGTCGCCGGCGGCGGCGCCTACCCGGACCAGGGGCGCGGGGGTGGGAACATCTCCCTCGAGGAGAAGGTCCTCCGCGGCTGGAAGTAGAGGAAGCCGGAGGCCGAGGCTAGGCGCGCATGCGGAGACGCTGCTCCGCGAGCCTCGGCACCGCCTGCTCGCGCGCGGCCCGGCGGGCGGTCGCGACGGCGCCGACCGACACGACCTCGGCGCCGAGCTCGGAGGCGAGGATCTCGGGTGCCGGCAGGTGCAGCTCCCCGGGGAGCACGCGGCGCGCCGCGGCCAGCACGGGCTCGACGCTCTCGGCGACGGCGCCGCACACGATGACGCGCGCCGGGTCGTACATGCTGCCGAGCACACCGACGACGCGGGCGACCGTGCCGCCGACGCGGTCGGTGACGAGCATCGCGTCCTCGTCGCCTGACGCGGCGAGGGTCAGGACCAGTCGGGGGTCGATGCGCTCCGCCGCGACGAGGCGCCCGACCGCGCTGTCACGATCGATCTCACCGGCGTCGACGGCCGCCTGCGCGTGGTTGCGCACGGCGTACGAGAGCCCGAACGCCGAGCCGACGCCGATGATGTGGTCGAACACGACACCCTCGCCGACACCGCCGTGCGCCCCGTGCAGGACGTGGCCGTCGACGACGACTCCGCCGCCGAAGCGCTCGCTGGCGAGCAGAGCGACGTAGTCCCGGCATCCGATCGCGGCTCCGACCGCGCCCTCGGCGATCGCGGCGAGCTGGGCGTCGTTCTTGATCTCGACGACCGGCGCCCAGTCGCGCAGGGCATCGGCGAGTCCCGGGTTGGTGCGCTCCCAGAAGCCATCAGGGTGCGGCGGTGAGATGCCGTTGCGGTCGACGGGAGCGGCGACCCCGACGCACAGGGCCAGGACCTGCTCGCGGGTCACTCCGGCTTCCGCGAGCGCCGCGCGCAGACTCTCGATGATCGTCGCGCGCCGCTCTTCGGCGGAGTGGGTCGGGTCGACCTCGATGCGATGGTGCACGAGCGTCGTCTCGAGCGGATCGGCGACGGTCACCGCGAGATGCGTGTCGCCCGCGTCGATGCCGACGACGACGCCGAGGTCGGGGGAGAGGGAGAAGCGGCGAGCGGGGCGGCCGGAGCGGTAGCTGCCGACCGCGCGGGCGTTGGGGAGCTCGCGCAGCACCTCGGCGTCGAGCAGCGTGTCCATCGCGTCGATCGCGGTGGAGCGGGTCAACGACGTGCCCGCCATGACCTCGGTCGCCGTGAACTCGCCCGCCGCCCAGGCGAAGTCGAGCACCGCTCCGACGCTTGCGCGCCCGGTGCCGAGATCCGCCGAGACTTCTGTCACGCCCCTTGACCTTTCTGTCGTGCCAATGAGAGAGTACCTCTCGACAGAGTAAATTCGCTCACTAGATTTAGTACGCGGATATACGGGGACCGAGAGGACGATGGTGTCTGAGAAACGAACACGCGCACTGCGGACGATCGCGGGAGCCCTCGGGCTCACCCTGGTCGGAGCCGCACTCACGAGCTGTGCGGCCGGCTCGGGGGCGGAGACCATCCGCTTCACCTTCAGCAAGCGCGAGGCCATCGAGTTCATGACCGAGCTCGTCGCGGAGTACAACTCCTCGCAGGACGACGTGAAGGTCGAGATCGACACCTCGGGTGTCGACGTCGTCTCCGCCAGTTTCGTGCGGGGCAACCCGCCCGACATCATGCTCGCCAACTACAACTACGAGATCGCCCGGTTCGTGCAGCGCTGCGCCCTCACCGATCTCTCCGACACCGATGCCGCCGCCGGCATCCGCGACGACCTGCAGCCTCTGATGGACCAGTACGGCTCCTGCGAGGGCCGCACCAGCGCTCTCCCGTACTCCGTGATGGCGGCATCCGTCATCTACAACAAGGAGATCTTCGACGCGCAGGGTCTCGACGTCCCGCAGACCTGGGACGAGCTGCTCGCCGTGTGCGACCAGCTGAAGCAGGCGGGCATCGACCCGTTCTACGCCACCTTCAAGGACGACTGGACCGTCGCGCAGGGCTGGTACGACTACACGGCCGGCGGGTCGGTCGACGTGATCGACTTCTTCGACGCGCTCGCCGAAGAGGGCACGGAGGTCGGCCCCGACTCTCCGGTGTCCTTCCAGCAGGACTTCGCCGAGCCCATGGACCGGATGATGCAGCTCGCGAGCGAGTACACGAACACGGATGCCGCGAGCCGCGGCTACGGCGACGGCAACCTCGCGTTCGGCAAAGGCGAGGCGGCGATGTATCTGCAGGGCCCATGGGCCTTCAGCGAGATCGAGAAGACCGCGCCGGACCTCGACCTCGGCACCTTCCCGCTGCCGATGACCGACGACCCCGCGGACCTGGGCGTGCGGGTCAACATGGACCTCGCCGCGATGATCCCCGAGGAGTCTCGTCACCAGGAAGCCGCGCGGGACTTCCTCGAGTACCTCTACCTCCCCGAGAACATCGAGGCCTACAACGCCTCGCAGCTCGGATTCACGCCGACGACCGGTGCGCCGGCGCCGGACGATCCGCGGGTCGAGGGGATGATCGAGTACTACGACAACGGCCAGATCTACCAGGGGCCGTCGGTGCTCGTGCCCAAGACGCTCCCGATGTTCAACTACGCGCAGGCCATGGTCCTCGGCGCATCGCCCGAGTCGACGCTGCGCACGATGGACGCCGACTGGGCGCGGATCGCCTTCCGCGCACCGATACCCACCACTCAGGATTCCGCATCCGGCGAGACATCCTCATCCGGCGAGACAGAGGAGTCGACGCCATGACGAACACCGCTCTGCCGAACCCGGCAGTCCCGAGCATCACCAAGCCTCCGGCCCCGTCGACCGACACGACGTCGGTCATCACCGGCGGCGCGCGCGGGCTGCGTCGCCGCACCAAGCGCGTCGAGCCGATCTACTACCTGTTCCTGCTTCCGACCCTGGCGCTCTTCACGCTCGCGATCACCGTGCCGGGCGTGGTGGGCATCTTCTTCAGCTTCACCGACTCGATCGGCATCGGCGAGTGGAGCTTCAACGGGCTCACCAACTACATCGCGATGTTCAGCGACCCGGCGATCCTGCAGAGCTATCTGTTCACCTTCGGCTTCTCGATCGCCACCGTGATCGTGGTCAACGTGGTCGCCTTCCTGCTCGCGGTCGGCCTGACCTCGCGCATCCGCTTCAAGACCGGCCTGCGGACGATCTTCGTGATCCCGATGGTGATCTCGGGCATCATCATCGCCTACGTCTTCAACTTCCTGTTCTCGAACTCGATCCCGGCCGCAGGTGCCGTCACCGGCATCCCGTGGCTGCAGACCAGCCTGCTCGCGAACCCGGATCTCGCCTGGATCGCGATCGTGATCGTGACCGCCTGGCAGGCGGTTCCCGGCACGCTGCTGATCTACATCGCCGGACTCCTGTCGGTGCCCGGCGAGGTGTACGAGGCCGCGAGCATCGACGGCGCGAACAAGAGGCAGCAGCTTCTGCGCATCACGCTCCCGCTCGTCGCCGGCTACGTGGTGATCAACGTGATCCTCGGCTTCAAGGGCTTCCTCAACGCCTACGACATCATCGTCGGGCTCACCAACGGCGGACCCGGCACCTCGACCCGCAGCGTCGCCATGACGATCATCGCGGGCTTCAACGGCGGCGACTACGCCTACCAGATGGCCAACGCGACTATCTTCTTCATCGTCGCCGTGCTCATCTCCCTCCTCCAGCTGTCGCTGACGCGCGGAAGGAACGCACTCTGATGTCGACGCAGACGATCACCACCCAGACCGCGGGCAAGAAGCCCCGCATCAAGATGGAGCGGCCCAACTGGTCGGGCACGATCATCCTGATCCTGTGCACGGTCACCGTTCTCCTCCCGCTCTACGTCACCATCTCGATGGCGTTCAAGACCACAGGGCAGGCCGTCGACGGCAACGCCTTCTCGCTCCCCGCGCCGTTCAGCATCGACGGGTTCGTCGAGGCGTGGAACCTGACGAAGTTCCCGGTCGGCGCCGGCATCTCGCTGCTGGTCACCGCGGGCACGGTCGCGGCGACCATCATCCTCGCGGCGTTCGCGTCCTACGCGATCGTGCGCAACTGGGACCGCAGGCTGTTCCGCTGGTCGTTCTTCTACCTGCTCGCGGCGATGTTCATCCCGTTCCCGGTCGTGGCGCTGCCGCAGATCCAGCTCACGGGACGCGTCGGGCTCGACAATCCGTTCGGCGTGATCATCCTGGCCACGATGTTCCAGCTGAGCTTCAGCGTGCTGCTGTTCACCGCGTTCCTGCGGTCGATCCCGATCGAGCTCGAGGAGAGCGCGCGGATCGACGGCGCCACGACCTGGCAGACGTTCTGGCGGCTGATCTTCCCGCTGCTGGCTCCGATGAGTGCGACGGTCGGCATCTTCGCGTTCCTCTACGCCTGGAACGACTTCATGATGCCGTCGCTGATCATCTCGGACCCCGCGATGCAGACGCTCCCGGTGCGGCAGAACCTGTTCCA
This genomic interval from Microbacterium sp. LWH11-1.2 contains the following:
- a CDS encoding sugar ABC transporter permease; amino-acid sequence: MTNTALPNPAVPSITKPPAPSTDTTSVITGGARGLRRRTKRVEPIYYLFLLPTLALFTLAITVPGVVGIFFSFTDSIGIGEWSFNGLTNYIAMFSDPAILQSYLFTFGFSIATVIVVNVVAFLLAVGLTSRIRFKTGLRTIFVIPMVISGIIIAYVFNFLFSNSIPAAGAVTGIPWLQTSLLANPDLAWIAIVIVTAWQAVPGTLLIYIAGLLSVPGEVYEAASIDGANKRQQLLRITLPLVAGYVVINVILGFKGFLNAYDIIVGLTNGGPGTSTRSVAMTIIAGFNGGDYAYQMANATIFFIVAVLISLLQLSLTRGRNAL
- a CDS encoding ABC transporter substrate-binding protein, coding for MSEKRTRALRTIAGALGLTLVGAALTSCAAGSGAETIRFTFSKREAIEFMTELVAEYNSSQDDVKVEIDTSGVDVVSASFVRGNPPDIMLANYNYEIARFVQRCALTDLSDTDAAAGIRDDLQPLMDQYGSCEGRTSALPYSVMAASVIYNKEIFDAQGLDVPQTWDELLAVCDQLKQAGIDPFYATFKDDWTVAQGWYDYTAGGSVDVIDFFDALAEEGTEVGPDSPVSFQQDFAEPMDRMMQLASEYTNTDAASRGYGDGNLAFGKGEAAMYLQGPWAFSEIEKTAPDLDLGTFPLPMTDDPADLGVRVNMDLAAMIPEESRHQEAARDFLEYLYLPENIEAYNASQLGFTPTTGAPAPDDPRVEGMIEYYDNGQIYQGPSVLVPKTLPMFNYAQAMVLGASPESTLRTMDADWARIAFRAPIPTTQDSASGETSSSGETEESTP
- a CDS encoding carbohydrate ABC transporter permease, giving the protein MSTQTITTQTAGKKPRIKMERPNWSGTIILILCTVTVLLPLYVTISMAFKTTGQAVDGNAFSLPAPFSIDGFVEAWNLTKFPVGAGISLLVTAGTVAATIILAAFASYAIVRNWDRRLFRWSFFYLLAAMFIPFPVVALPQIQLTGRVGLDNPFGVIILATMFQLSFSVLLFTAFLRSIPIELEESARIDGATTWQTFWRLIFPLLAPMSATVGIFAFLYAWNDFMMPSLIISDPAMQTLPVRQNLFQNQFSNNYNVAFASYLMAMAPAILAYLFTQRFVMEGVTQGAVKG
- a CDS encoding ROK family protein, coding for MTEVSADLGTGRASVGAVLDFAWAAGEFTATEVMAGTSLTRSTAIDAMDTLLDAEVLRELPNARAVGSYRSGRPARRFSLSPDLGVVVGIDAGDTHLAVTVADPLETTLVHHRIEVDPTHSAEERRATIIESLRAALAEAGVTREQVLALCVGVAAPVDRNGISPPHPDGFWERTNPGLADALRDWAPVVEIKNDAQLAAIAEGAVGAAIGCRDYVALLASERFGGGVVVDGHVLHGAHGGVGEGVVFDHIIGVGSAFGLSYAVRNHAQAAVDAGEIDRDSAVGRLVAAERIDPRLVLTLAASGDEDAMLVTDRVGGTVARVVGVLGSMYDPARVIVCGAVAESVEPVLAAARRVLPGELHLPAPEILASELGAEVVSVGAVATARRAAREQAVPRLAEQRLRMRA